From the endosymbiont of Bathymodiolus septemdierum str. Myojin knoll genome, one window contains:
- a CDS encoding S41 family peptidase — protein MNNYIMILLNKFKNSTLLVIITAFFVLSAPASADSNKEKEKLEAFFKDLKAFTVTYSKIKGLYVEEIDNKKLFTNAIKGMVSGLDPHSVYLEPKEQKTLLESASGKFGGLGIVITKKDDAIQVISPIDDTPAYRAGIQAGDKIIKIDGKLVRGMTLEEGVSLMRGKAGTNISITILRKNAKPFVVKITREIITIVSVKGFLLEDGIGYVRISSFQSPTANLLEKTIQRLKEENDGDLNSLILDLRNNPGGVLNGAVDVSNLFLDDKGIIVYTKGRIPGSNAKFISDAGDILDNSPMVVLINKGSASASEIVAGALQDHKRAIIMGSTSFGKGSVQTILALKGGYGLKITTARYYTPNDRSIQAKGIEPDIKLKNIKLGDEKEDSITETSESDLEGHLEIEDPTKLSTKEILNAQESKKSEENKKALDRLEKDYFILQARNLLKALTVLKK, from the coding sequence GTGAATAATTATATTATGATTTTATTAAATAAATTTAAAAACTCAACCCTCTTAGTTATCATTACCGCGTTCTTTGTATTGAGCGCCCCTGCCTCAGCCGATTCTAACAAAGAAAAGGAAAAATTAGAAGCCTTTTTCAAGGACCTTAAGGCATTTACCGTTACTTACAGCAAAATTAAAGGACTGTATGTAGAAGAGATTGATAACAAAAAATTATTTACCAATGCTATTAAAGGCATGGTTAGTGGGCTTGATCCGCACTCTGTTTACCTAGAACCAAAAGAACAAAAAACGCTATTAGAGAGTGCCTCTGGTAAATTTGGCGGATTGGGTATCGTCATTACTAAAAAGGATGACGCTATTCAAGTGATTTCCCCAATTGACGATACGCCCGCTTACAGGGCGGGTATTCAGGCGGGTGACAAGATTATAAAAATTGATGGAAAGCTTGTGCGTGGCATGACACTAGAAGAAGGTGTTAGTCTTATGCGTGGCAAAGCTGGAACAAATATCAGTATTACTATTTTGCGTAAGAACGCCAAACCTTTTGTGGTCAAAATTACCCGTGAAATCATTACCATTGTGTCAGTCAAAGGTTTTTTACTTGAAGACGGTATTGGTTATGTGCGTATTTCTAGCTTTCAAAGTCCGACAGCTAATTTATTAGAAAAAACCATTCAACGCTTAAAAGAGGAAAACGATGGCGACCTAAATTCTCTTATTCTTGATTTAAGAAATAACCCAGGTGGCGTGTTAAATGGTGCTGTTGATGTTTCCAACTTATTCTTGGACGATAAAGGTATTATTGTCTATACCAAAGGTCGAATTCCTGGTTCAAATGCCAAATTTATCTCTGATGCTGGTGATATCTTAGATAACTCCCCAATGGTGGTTTTAATCAATAAAGGCTCTGCTTCCGCTTCAGAAATTGTTGCTGGTGCTCTGCAAGATCATAAACGCGCCATCATTATGGGTAGCACCTCTTTCGGCAAAGGTTCGGTGCAAACCATTCTTGCGTTAAAAGGTGGCTACGGTCTAAAAATAACCACAGCAAGATATTACACACCAAACGACCGATCCATTCAAGCCAAAGGCATAGAGCCAGACATCAAGCTTAAAAACATCAAATTAGGTGATGAAAAAGAGGACAGTATTACCGAGACTTCGGAAAGCGATTTAGAGGGACATTTGGAAATAGAAGATCCAACCAAACTCTCTACCAAAGAAATTCTAAACGCTCAAGAAAGTAAGAAATCAGAAGAAAATAAGAAGGCGTTAGACAGACTTGAAAAAGACTATTTTATCCTTCAGGCTCGAAATTTACTCAAAGCACTCACGGTATTAAAAAAATAA
- a CDS encoding ABC transporter substrate-binding protein, with protein sequence MKKLNNVLLVFVLLVSSVVYSAEVQRVTTIENPVKVIQSTIVKLNQLTTATIYSPQMMGFLVEQEITPLFDFEHIATEVLSISRINLGEEETEFFANRIKKNVINTLISKLARSHTGSFYFVSARPTIQNNIIVRLSAKGYSRFALNLDLFFHQSKSGKWQIFDVALGHDSLVNYYQRVVRSKVRRYGVYGMLGRI encoded by the coding sequence ATGAAAAAATTAAATAATGTGTTATTGGTGTTTGTACTTTTGGTATCGTCAGTCGTATATTCAGCAGAGGTACAGAGAGTGACAACGATAGAAAACCCAGTTAAAGTCATACAGTCAACTATTGTTAAGCTTAATCAGTTAACAACCGCAACGATTTACTCTCCACAAATGATGGGTTTTTTGGTTGAACAAGAGATTACCCCTTTGTTCGATTTTGAGCACATTGCCACTGAAGTTTTATCAATAAGTCGTATTAACTTAGGTGAAGAAGAGACAGAGTTTTTCGCAAATAGGATTAAGAAAAATGTCATTAACACCTTGATATCAAAATTGGCAAGAAGTCACACAGGTTCATTTTATTTTGTCTCTGCAAGACCAACTATACAGAATAATATTATCGTTAGATTGAGTGCAAAAGGGTATTCTAGATTTGCGCTTAACTTAGACTTGTTTTTCCATCAGAGCAAGTCAGGAAAATGGCAAATTTTTGATGTTGCATTAGGCCACGATAGTTTGGTTAACTATTATCAAAGAGTGGTGCGTAGTAAAGTAAGAAGGTATGGCGTGTATGGCATGCTAGGTAGAATTTAA
- a CDS encoding ArsR/SmtB family transcription factor, with protein MELLERNEDIEKATNALKAMAHPLRLKILCALKSDELPVLEIVEQVGSSQSNISQHIEILRVKNIIESRRDGNRILCKVKDTKILKLVANMQAVFCSGS; from the coding sequence ATGGAATTATTAGAAAGAAACGAAGACATTGAAAAGGCAACAAACGCCTTGAAGGCGATGGCACACCCATTGCGTCTAAAGATTTTATGTGCGTTAAAAAGTGATGAATTGCCTGTGCTTGAAATCGTTGAACAGGTTGGCTCATCCCAATCTAATATTTCACAGCATATTGAAATCTTAAGAGTCAAAAATATTATTGAATCTCGACGCGACGGTAATCGAATTTTATGCAAGGTTAAAGATACAAAAATTTTGAAATTAGTTGCCAATATGCAAGCGGTTTTTTGCTCAGGAAGTTAG
- a CDS encoding ParB/RepB/Spo0J family partition protein, with the protein MANSSKLGRGLDILLGQSTNNERPDNNLIMLGVNELQRGKFQPRDDFDPETLQELANSISAQGVIQPLVVRKITYDKYEVIAGERRWRAAKIAGLKEVPVIVRKIDDQVALAIGLIENIQRESLTPLEEAKALTQLIEDFKMTHEEVATVVGRSRSSVSNLIRLLQLSDDVKSLLSSGKIEMGHGRTLLSLNLEQQLEAANQVIKKSLSVRQTEELVKRILNPKPVKSTAVDPHIKTLSDTLSKRLNSKTEIKGDNDKGRIVIHYQSKDEFNAILKHIQ; encoded by the coding sequence ATGGCAAATTCTTCAAAATTAGGACGCGGATTAGACATATTATTAGGGCAATCGACCAATAATGAGCGGCCTGATAATAACCTAATAATGCTGGGTGTAAATGAACTTCAACGCGGAAAATTTCAGCCGAGAGATGATTTTGACCCTGAAACCCTGCAAGAGCTTGCAAACTCAATCTCTGCCCAGGGGGTTATTCAGCCTTTGGTTGTTCGCAAAATTACCTATGATAAATATGAAGTCATTGCCGGTGAAAGACGCTGGCGTGCTGCTAAAATTGCAGGGCTGAAAGAAGTCCCTGTTATTGTCCGTAAGATTGACGACCAAGTAGCGTTGGCTATTGGTCTGATTGAGAACATTCAACGCGAATCATTAACACCGCTTGAAGAGGCTAAGGCATTAACACAATTAATCGAAGACTTTAAAATGACCCACGAAGAGGTGGCAACAGTGGTTGGTCGGTCGCGCTCAAGTGTGAGTAATTTAATCCGTTTATTACAACTCAGCGACGATGTAAAAAGCCTGCTAAGTAGTGGAAAAATAGAGATGGGTCACGGTCGTACTTTATTGTCATTAAATCTAGAGCAACAATTAGAAGCAGCCAATCAAGTGATAAAGAAATCTTTATCCGTGCGACAAACAGAAGAATTGGTTAAACGCATCCTAAATCCAAAACCCGTTAAGAGTACTGCCGTTGACCCTCACATTAAAACATTGTCAGATACCTTAAGCAAAAGACTTAATTCAAAAACTGAAATTAAAGGCGATAATGACAAAGGCAGGATTGTCATTCATTATCAAAGCAAAGACGAGTTTAACGCCATCCTAAAGCACATTCAATAA
- a CDS encoding restriction endonuclease subunit S domain-containing protein — protein MDGLEIVELRLSEVLEGNDTQRIDSEFFNKKSLYFDKLLKTKKYFYLENVVSGPFGSTLKSHSYLDKGVAFVRVENLKDKFIIKKDTLVYISDENNLLLKNSQLFLNDLVMSKVGNTIGLIARVDEEIGTCNISENNLGIKLLNFIDSEKFYILVYLNSLYSQNLILRRISGNAQPKLNVGDMKKIPIPVVSNSFQLKIQELVKLSQNKIEQSKKFYSEAENLLLTELDLLNFKPSNENIAIKSFSESFEVSGRLDSEYYQPKYDEIIDKVKSTKYDILDNVVNIQKSIEPGSDAYQESGIPFVRVSNITKFGLSSPDIHLSKTLFDDEVLEKLQPKKDTILLSKDGTVGIAYNVKKNTNFITSGALLHLTIKSKYKEKIFSEYLTLILNSLVVQMQSQRDAGGSIIKHWKPSEIGEVLIPIIDSKTQTQIEEKIKKSFKLKEESRQLLELAKKAVEMAIEQDETQAKKLINEQI, from the coding sequence TTGGATGGGCTGGAAATAGTTGAACTTAGGCTTAGTGAGGTTTTAGAGGGCAATGATACTCAAAGAATAGATAGCGAATTTTTTAATAAAAAAAGTTTATATTTTGATAAATTACTTAAAACTAAAAAGTATTTTTATTTAGAGAATGTTGTAAGTGGTCCTTTTGGTTCAACGCTTAAAAGCCATAGTTATTTAGATAAAGGGGTGGCTTTTGTACGAGTTGAAAATTTAAAAGATAAGTTTATAATTAAGAAAGATACTCTTGTTTACATATCAGATGAAAATAATCTTTTATTAAAAAATTCACAATTATTTCTGAATGATTTAGTTATGTCAAAAGTAGGTAATACAATAGGACTTATTGCAAGAGTAGATGAAGAAATAGGAACTTGTAATATAAGTGAAAATAACTTAGGTATTAAACTATTAAATTTTATAGATAGTGAAAAATTTTATATTTTAGTTTATTTAAATTCATTATATTCTCAAAATCTAATTTTAAGACGAATCAGTGGTAATGCTCAGCCAAAATTAAATGTTGGTGATATGAAAAAAATACCAATACCCGTTGTATCAAATTCTTTTCAATTAAAAATACAAGAATTAGTTAAATTATCTCAAAATAAAATTGAACAAAGTAAAAAGTTTTATAGTGAAGCAGAAAATCTTTTATTAACAGAATTAGATTTACTAAATTTTAAGCCATCAAATGAAAATATCGCCATTAAGTCATTTAGTGAGAGTTTTGAGGTTAGTGGGCGACTTGATAGCGAATATTACCAGCCAAAATATGATGAAATAATTGATAAAGTTAAAAGCACAAAATATGACATTTTAGATAATGTTGTTAATATTCAAAAATCCATAGAACCAGGAAGTGATGCTTATCAAGAAAGTGGCATTCCTTTTGTAAGGGTTTCAAATATTACAAAATTTGGCTTATCAAGTCCTGATATTCACTTATCAAAAACATTATTTGATGATGAAGTGTTAGAAAAATTGCAACCTAAAAAAGACACTATTTTATTATCAAAAGATGGAACGGTTGGCATTGCTTATAATGTTAAAAAAAATACTAATTTTATTACATCTGGTGCGTTACTGCATTTAACAATTAAGAGTAAATATAAAGAGAAAATTTTTAGTGAGTATTTAACTTTAATTTTAAATAGTTTGGTTGTGCAAATGCAAAGTCAAAGAGACGCAGGAGGCTCAATTATCAAACATTGGAAGCCATCAGAAATAGGAGAGGTTTTAATTCCTATCATAGACAGTAAAACCCAAACCCAAATAGAAGAAAAAATCAAAAAATCTTTTAAACTAAAAGAAGAGTCAAGGCAACTTTTAGAACTCGCCAAAAAAGCGGTTGAAATGGCAATTGAGCAAGATGAAACCCAAGCCAAAAAGTTAATCAATGAACAAATTTAA
- a CDS encoding helix-turn-helix domain-containing protein, with amino-acid sequence MDITGTQSKQIREDLNLSQNKTAQGSRVNRGYLSMFEAGVFQLPEHYKQQLINFYASQGYLFTQNEMIIDNGYIDEPIDVNDDNRYYEEESCTENNNVTFNTTQSVDKEIVETSKIAINPKLANAILVITTLTIFHQIAKNNGFDIFDWIDDKLSSKKNNDYFDGFY; translated from the coding sequence ATGGATATTACAGGCACACAATCAAAACAAATTAGAGAGGATTTAAACCTTTCACAAAACAAAACTGCTCAAGGCTCTAGGGTTAATCGTGGGTATTTATCAATGTTTGAAGCGGGGGTGTTTCAACTACCCGAACATTACAAACAACAACTGATTAATTTTTACGCCTCACAAGGCTATCTATTCACTCAAAATGAGATGATTATTGATAATGGCTATATTGATGAGCCGATAGATGTAAATGATGATAATCGCTATTATGAAGAAGAAAGCTGCACAGAAAATAATAATGTAACTTTTAATACAACCCAAAGTGTAGACAAAGAAATAGTAGAAACATCGAAAATTGCCATCAATCCAAAACTAGCTAATGCAATACTGGTAATTACTACTTTAACGATTTTTCATCAAATTGCTAAAAATAACGGCTTTGATATTTTTGATTGGATTGATGATAAATTATCATCCAAGAAAAACAACGATTATTTTGATGGGTTTTATTAA
- a CDS encoding N-6 DNA methylase — protein MKISEILQDTNYKLTQFKDGHIQEIESLIFQKEVRGKQANFINCLVRKKDIQIKPEEVVRQLFLLSLHKDYDYPYSRMQIEFSVHFGREVKRADIVIMDKIQPTVPYIVIEVKKPKLKDGKEQLKSYCNSTGATMAVWSNGEQTVYYHRKDPNYFEPIPNIPLANQSLRDVLKEEFTIDDLIKKDILKTQRRSLKNIVLDMEDEVLANAGVDVFEEVFKLIFIKLFDELQNTRKLTKTLEFRNYGESDGELKQKIEKLFTNAKTKWSGIFKEDETIELTPSHLSVCVSSLQDVKLFNSNLDVIDDAFEYLVNKNSKGEKGQYFTPRYAIDMCVKMLNPQEYETMIDTAAGSCGFPIHSVFEVWKKIYQDEGITESHLFTAEEKHPRALNYVKEKVFGIDFDKKSVRVARMLNIIAGDGHTNVLNMNSLDFERWDENAKDEDWQDTYFEGWKRLKKLRKVKKENKEFNFDIVMANPPFAGDIKEGRILHRYELGKKPNGKYQTKVGRDILFIERNLDMLKSGGRMAVVLPQGRFNNSSDKNIRDFIAERCRILAVVGLHGNVFKPHTGTKTSVLLVQKWDDELCPKTDDYNIFFATMSKPSKDNSGEKIYVKNDDGSNKLDKHDHLIIDHDLFNHDGITNDGIAEAFTEFAKKEQLSFVGKT, from the coding sequence ATGAAAATAAGTGAAATATTACAAGATACTAATTACAAACTAACTCAATTTAAAGATGGGCATATTCAAGAAATTGAATCGCTTATTTTTCAAAAAGAAGTTAGAGGCAAGCAAGCGAATTTTATCAATTGCTTAGTCCGTAAAAAAGATATTCAAATCAAACCTGAAGAAGTTGTAAGACAGCTGTTTTTATTATCCCTACACAAAGATTATGATTATCCTTATAGTCGTATGCAGATAGAGTTTTCCGTACATTTTGGGCGTGAGGTAAAGCGTGCTGATATTGTCATTATGGATAAAATACAGCCAACCGTGCCCTATATTGTTATTGAAGTTAAAAAACCAAAACTAAAAGATGGCAAAGAGCAATTAAAAAGTTATTGTAATTCCACTGGGGCAACCATGGCAGTTTGGAGTAATGGCGAACAAACGGTTTATTATCATCGAAAAGACCCAAATTATTTTGAACCAATCCCTAATATCCCGCTTGCTAACCAATCATTAAGAGATGTTTTAAAAGAAGAGTTTACGATTGATGATTTAATCAAAAAAGACATCTTAAAAACCCAAAGAAGAAGCCTTAAAAATATTGTGCTGGATATGGAAGATGAAGTTTTGGCTAATGCAGGGGTGGATGTCTTTGAAGAGGTGTTTAAGCTAATATTTATTAAACTTTTTGATGAGTTGCAAAATACTAGAAAACTCACCAAAACTCTAGAATTTAGAAACTACGGGGAAAGTGATGGCGAACTTAAACAAAAAATAGAAAAATTATTTACTAATGCTAAAACAAAATGGAGTGGTATTTTTAAAGAAGATGAAACTATCGAGCTAACCCCAAGCCACCTATCAGTATGTGTATCATCTTTGCAAGATGTAAAACTGTTTAATTCTAATTTAGATGTGATTGATGATGCCTTTGAATATTTAGTCAATAAAAATTCAAAAGGTGAAAAAGGGCAATACTTCACCCCAAGATATGCGATTGATATGTGCGTGAAAATGCTTAATCCACAAGAATATGAAACAATGATTGATACCGCAGCAGGTAGTTGTGGTTTTCCTATTCATAGTGTTTTTGAAGTGTGGAAAAAAATATATCAAGACGAAGGTATTACAGAAAGCCACTTATTCACAGCAGAAGAAAAACACCCTAGGGCATTAAATTATGTAAAAGAAAAAGTATTTGGCATTGATTTTGACAAAAAATCAGTGCGAGTAGCAAGAATGCTAAACATTATCGCAGGTGATGGACATACTAATGTTTTAAATATGAACTCACTTGATTTTGAAAGATGGGATGAAAATGCCAAAGACGAAGACTGGCAAGATACCTATTTTGAAGGCTGGAAAAGACTTAAAAAATTAAGAAAAGTTAAAAAAGAAAATAAAGAATTTAACTTTGATATCGTTATGGCAAATCCGCCTTTTGCAGGAGACATCAAAGAAGGTAGAATTTTGCATCGTTACGAACTAGGTAAAAAACCCAATGGTAAATATCAAACCAAAGTAGGCAGAGATATACTTTTTATTGAACGCAATCTTGATATGCTAAAAAGTGGCGGACGAATGGCAGTAGTTTTGCCACAAGGTAGATTTAATAATTCTAGTGATAAAAATATCCGTGATTTTATCGCCGAGCGTTGTAGGATATTAGCAGTTGTAGGACTTCATGGCAATGTGTTTAAGCCACACACAGGCACAAAAACCAGTGTTTTATTGGTGCAAAAATGGGATGATGAATTATGCCCCAAAACTGATGACTACAATATCTTTTTTGCCACCATGTCCAAGCCTAGCAAAGACAATTCAGGCGAAAAAATCTATGTTAAAAATGATGATGGTTCAAACAAGTTAGACAAACACGACCATTTAATTATTGACCACGATTTATTTAATCATGATGGAATTACAAACGATGGAATAGCCGAAGCATTTACCGAATTTGCTAAAAAGGAACAACTTTCTTTTGTGGGAAAGACCTAA
- a CDS encoding ParA family protein → MAIVLAIANQKGGVGKTTTAVNLSAALKTIKKRVLLIDIDPQGNATMGCGIDKNKLSNSTCELLLGECSIEESITYSDAVDIDVIPSNTDLITAEIALLQNSHSEYKLKEALAIVDDNYDYVIIDCPPSLNMLTINAFTASNGIIIPMQCEYYALEGLSALMQTIEKIQATTNASLKITGLVRTMYDVRNNLSNEVSVQLQQYFSSKVFKTIIPRNVKLAEAPSHGQAAINYARSSKGSISYVSLASEVVRKTTILIN, encoded by the coding sequence ATGGCTATCGTTCTTGCAATTGCAAATCAAAAAGGTGGTGTGGGTAAAACCACCACTGCTGTGAATTTAAGTGCCGCATTGAAAACCATTAAAAAACGAGTCTTATTAATTGATATTGACCCGCAAGGTAATGCAACCATGGGTTGTGGTATTGACAAAAACAAACTGTCAAACTCTACATGTGAACTGTTATTAGGTGAATGTAGCATTGAAGAATCTATTACTTATTCAGATGCTGTTGATATTGATGTCATCCCTTCTAACACCGATTTAATTACCGCTGAGATTGCTCTACTACAAAATAGTCACTCAGAATACAAATTAAAAGAAGCGCTTGCTATCGTTGACGACAACTATGATTATGTCATTATTGACTGCCCACCTTCATTGAATATGCTCACGATTAATGCATTTACGGCATCGAATGGCATTATTATTCCAATGCAATGTGAGTATTATGCCTTAGAAGGATTGAGTGCTTTAATGCAAACCATTGAAAAAATTCAGGCAACCACCAATGCTTCTTTAAAAATAACAGGATTGGTTAGAACCATGTATGATGTACGCAACAACTTGTCGAATGAAGTTTCGGTGCAATTACAACAATACTTTTCTAGTAAAGTATTCAAGACTATCATCCCAAGAAATGTAAAATTAGCAGAAGCGCCAAGTCACGGACAAGCAGCTATTAATTACGCAAGATCGTCCAAAGGCTCGATTTCGTATGTATCATTGGCAAGCGAAGTGGTTAGAAAAACAACAATTTTAATTAATTAA
- a CDS encoding helix-turn-helix domain-containing protein, with protein sequence MSNEDENNKVNKSNKPKLLTSKQAADYICVAPDTLAVWRCTGRYNIPYIKIGSKVRYREQNLDEFLDERTQRRTEVE encoded by the coding sequence ATGAGTAACGAAGACGAAAATAACAAGGTAAATAAAAGCAACAAACCAAAATTACTAACCTCAAAACAAGCAGCCGATTATATTTGCGTTGCACCCGATACCTTAGCAGTATGGCGATGCACTGGCAGATACAACATCCCTTATATAAAGATTGGTAGCAAGGTTAGATACAGAGAACAAAACCTAGATGAGTTTTTAGATGAGAGAACGCAAAGAAGAACGGAGGTTGAGTAA
- a CDS encoding Fic family protein, giving the protein MLEFLPVKQDLETKEILKKSISANRALAILNETAKSVPNRFILINALTLQEAKDSSEIENIITTHDELYKADLDLKSATKGAKEVKDYQSALLQGVELIKNGILSINDIVKIQSILENNNAGIRTQAGTKLKNDKTGEVIYEPPQNHQEIVKLLTNLEAYINEKNDLDSLINMAIIHYQFEAIHPFYDGNGRTGRIINILYLMLNDLLDLPVLYLSGYIINHKAKYYQLLQEVHTKGNWQAWILYMLEAVEQTAKQTTEVIYDIVSLMNEDKEIIKEKLPKIYSKDLVEALFNHPYTKIDFLVSELNITRKTASKYLNDLEGIGLIESVKIGRSKYFINHQLWYLLKDGVSV; this is encoded by the coding sequence ATGCTTGAATTTTTGCCCGTTAAGCAAGACCTAGAAACTAAAGAGATTTTAAAAAAATCCATTAGTGCTAATAGAGCGCTGGCAATTCTCAATGAAACGGCAAAAAGCGTCCCTAATCGTTTTATTTTGATTAATGCCTTAACCTTACAAGAAGCGAAAGACAGTAGCGAGATTGAAAACATTATCACCACTCACGATGAGCTTTATAAGGCAGATTTAGACCTAAAAAGTGCCACCAAAGGGGCAAAAGAAGTCAAAGACTATCAAAGTGCTTTATTGCAAGGGGTGGAACTGATTAAAAACGGTATTTTATCGATTAATGATATTGTAAAAATTCAAAGTATTTTAGAGAATAACAATGCAGGCATCAGAACCCAAGCAGGCACTAAGCTAAAAAATGATAAAACAGGTGAGGTGATTTATGAGCCACCACAAAACCATCAAGAAATCGTCAAATTATTAACCAACCTTGAAGCGTATATTAACGAGAAAAATGATTTAGACAGCCTTATCAATATGGCTATCATTCATTATCAGTTTGAGGCGATACACCCATTTTATGACGGCAACGGCAGAACAGGTAGAATTATCAATATCCTATATTTAATGTTAAATGATTTACTGGATTTGCCTGTATTGTATTTAAGTGGCTACATCATCAACCATAAGGCAAAATACTATCAATTGTTGCAAGAAGTCCACACCAAAGGCAACTGGCAAGCGTGGATTTTGTACATGCTAGAAGCAGTAGAGCAAACAGCAAAACAAACCACTGAAGTAATTTACGATATTGTTTCTTTAATGAATGAAGACAAAGAAATCATCAAAGAGAAGTTGCCAAAAATATACAGCAAAGATTTAGTGGAAGCATTGTTTAATCACCCTTATACCAAAATTGATTTTTTAGTGAGTGAGCTAAATATTACTAGAAAAACCGCCTCAAAATACCTAAATGATTTAGAGGGTATAGGTTTAATAGAAAGCGTAAAAATTGGTAGGAGCAAGTATTTTATTAACCATCAACTATGGTATTTATTAAAAGATGGCGTAAGCGTATAA
- a CDS encoding tyrosine-type recombinase/integrase yields the protein MPNFTKEFLNSIKPIGKIQDIKDDKAQGLYIRISPKGTKTFYLVRCVNYKTQRIKIGRYPALKIEQARKECARLNQQIELGTNPNEEKQKKLNEPTLDDLFNIYLENHIKQHNKNETHAIYHYNRYLKTLHKKQLSEITKLKVLELQRNLAQNIGQRTANKTTALLKAIFNRAIDWDIWDYKNPVQGVQKFKENSRERYLQEQEEETFFNALNDFYHPIIKVFFYMLFYTGARKSELLSMKWEDVHFEDGINYWRAVQSKTGNVKITPLIKQATALLNELKQHSKGTYVFYSQTSKSGHLQSPQRAWYKVCETANIEKFRMHDIRHTGATWLSSNGASFAIIRDYLGHTNTSVTGRYTNQNVKAQLQAMQDVFDNLDTRLKDS from the coding sequence ATGCCCAATTTCACTAAAGAGTTTTTAAACTCAATCAAGCCCATCGGAAAAATACAAGATATTAAAGATGACAAGGCACAAGGATTATATATTAGAATTTCCCCGAAAGGTACTAAAACTTTTTACTTGGTGAGGTGCGTAAATTATAAAACTCAAAGAATAAAAATAGGCAGATACCCCGCCCTAAAAATTGAACAAGCAAGAAAAGAATGTGCAAGACTAAACCAACAGATAGAATTAGGCACAAACCCGAATGAAGAAAAGCAAAAAAAACTAAATGAACCAACTTTAGATGACTTATTTAATATCTATCTTGAAAATCATATTAAGCAACATAATAAAAACGAAACCCACGCCATCTATCATTACAACCGCTATTTAAAAACACTTCATAAAAAACAACTGTCAGAAATAACAAAACTAAAAGTCCTAGAACTTCAAAGAAATTTAGCACAAAACATAGGGCAAAGAACCGCCAATAAAACAACTGCCCTACTAAAAGCAATATTTAACCGTGCCATTGATTGGGATATTTGGGATTATAAAAATCCCGTACAAGGTGTTCAAAAATTTAAAGAAAATTCAAGAGAGCGATATTTACAAGAGCAAGAAGAGGAAACCTTCTTTAACGCACTAAATGATTTTTACCACCCAATAATTAAGGTTTTTTTCTATATGCTTTTTTATACTGGTGCTAGAAAAAGTGAATTACTATCAATGAAATGGGAAGATGTGCATTTTGAAGACGGTATTAATTACTGGAGGGCAGTTCAATCCAAAACAGGCAATGTAAAAATAACACCACTAATCAAACAGGCAACCGCCCTACTCAATGAATTAAAACAACACTCTAAAGGCACATATGTTTTTTATAGCCAAACCAGTAAAAGTGGACACTTGCAATCGCCACAAAGAGCTTGGTATAAAGTTTGCGAAACTGCCAATATAGAAAAATTTAGAATGCACGACATACGCCATACTGGTGCGACTTGGCTATCAAGTAATGGTGCAAGTTTTGCCATTATTAGAGACTATCTAGGGCATACTAATACAAGTGTGACAGGACGATATACTAATCAGAATGTAAAAGCGCAGTTACAGGCAATGCAAGATGTTTTTGATAATTTGGACACTAGATTAAAGGATAGTTGA